A single region of the Sciurus carolinensis chromosome 16, mSciCar1.2, whole genome shotgun sequence genome encodes:
- the Slc38a7 gene encoding sodium-coupled neutral amino acid transporter 7 isoform X1 produces the protein MAHISINSDYSEWGSSTDAGERARLLQSPCVDTAPKSEGEASPGGLDRGTTSTLGAVFIVVNACLGAGLLNFPAAFSTAGGVAAGVTLQMGMLVFIISGLVILAYCSQASNERTYQEVVWAVCGKLTGVLCEVAIAIYTFGTCIAFLIIIGDQQDKIIAVMAKEPEGAGGGPWYTDRKFTISLTAFLFILPLSIPREIGFQKYASFLSVVGTWYVTAIIIIKYIWPDKEMTPGDILTRPASWMAVFNAMPTICFGFQCHVSSVPVFNSMRQPEVKTWGGVVTAAMVIALAVYMGTGICGFLTFGAAVDPDVLLSYPSEDMAVAVARAFIILSVLTSYPILHFCGRAVVEGLWLRYQGTPVEEDVGRERRRRVLQTLVWFLLTLLLALFIPDIGKVISVIGGLAACFIFVFPGLCLIQAKLSEMEEVKPASWWALVSYGVLLVTLGAFIFGQTTANAIFVDLLA, from the exons ATGGCCCACATCAGCATCAACAGCGACTACAGCGAGTGGGGCTCAAGCACAGATGCTGGGGAGCGGGCCCGTCTGCTGCAGAGTCCCTGTGTGGACACGGCCCCCAAGAGTGAGGGAGAGGCTTCCCCGGGAGGTCTGGACAGAGGCACCACTTCCACGCTTGGCGCCGTCTTCATCGTTGTCAATGCCTGCCTGGGCGCAGGGCTGCTCAACTTCCCAGCGGCCTTCAGCACTGCCGGGGGCGTGGCGGCCGGGGTCACGTTGCAGATG GGGATGCTGGTGTTCATCATCAGCGGCCTGGTCATCCTGGCCTACTGCTCCCAGGCCAGCAACGAGAGGACCTACCAGGAGGTGGTGTGGGCCGTGTGCGGCAAGCTGACCGGCGTGCTGTGCGAGGTGGCCATCGCCATCTACACCTTTGGCACCTGCATCGCCTTCCTCATCATCATCGGAGATCAGCAGGACAAGA TTATAGCTGTGATGGCCAAGGAGCCCGAGGGGGCCGGCGGTGGCCCCTGGTACACAGACCGCAAGTTCACCATCAGCCTCACTGCCTTCCTCTTCATCCTGCCCCTCTCCATCCCCAGGGAGATTGGCTTCCAGAAATATGCCAG CTTCCTGAGCGTCGTGGGCACCTGGTATGTCACTGCCATCATTATCATCAAGTACATCTGGCCAGATAAAGAGATGACCCCAGGAGACATCCTGACCAG GCCGGCTTCCTGGATGGCCGTGTTCAATGCCATGCCCACCATCTGCTTTGGATTTCAG TGCCACGTGAGCAGTGTGCCCGTCTTCAACAGCATGCGGCAGCCCGAGGTGAAGACCTGGGGTGGGGTTGTGACAGCCGCCATGGTCATAGCCCTGGCTGTCTACATGGGCACAG GCATCTGTGGCTTCCTGACCTTCGGAGCTGCTGTGGACCCCGACGTGCTCCTGTCCTACCCCTCGGAGGACATGGCTGTGGCTGTTGCCCGAGCCTTCATCATCCTGAGTGTGCTTACCTCCTACCCCATCCTGCACTTCTGCGGGCG GGCAGTGGTCGAGGGCCTGTGGCTGCGCTACCAGGGGACGCCTGTGGAGGAGGACGTGGGGCGGGAGCGGCGGCGGCGGGTGCTGCAGACGCTGGTGTGGTTCCTGCTCACCCTGCTGCTGGCGCTCTTCATCCCCGACATCGGCAAGGTCATCTCAGTCATCGGGGGCCTGGCCGCCTGCTTCATCTTCGTCTTCCCAG GGTTGTGCCTCATTCAAGCCAAACTCTCTGAGATGGAGGAGGTCAAACCAGCCAG CTGGTGGGCATTGGTCAGTTACGGAGTCCTCTTGGTCACCCTGGGAGCCTTCATCTTTGGCCAGACCACAGCCAACGCCATCTTTGTGGATCTCTTGGCATAA
- the Slc38a7 gene encoding sodium-coupled neutral amino acid transporter 7 isoform X2 — translation MAHISINSDYSEWGSSTDAGERARLLQSPCVDTAPKSEGEASPGGLDRGTTSTLGAVFIVVNACLGAGLLNFPAAFSTAGGVAAGVTLQMASNERTYQEVVWAVCGKLTGVLCEVAIAIYTFGTCIAFLIIIGDQQDKIIAVMAKEPEGAGGGPWYTDRKFTISLTAFLFILPLSIPREIGFQKYASFLSVVGTWYVTAIIIIKYIWPDKEMTPGDILTRPASWMAVFNAMPTICFGFQCHVSSVPVFNSMRQPEVKTWGGVVTAAMVIALAVYMGTGICGFLTFGAAVDPDVLLSYPSEDMAVAVARAFIILSVLTSYPILHFCGRAVVEGLWLRYQGTPVEEDVGRERRRRVLQTLVWFLLTLLLALFIPDIGKVISVIGGLAACFIFVFPGLCLIQAKLSEMEEVKPASWWALVSYGVLLVTLGAFIFGQTTANAIFVDLLA, via the exons ATGGCCCACATCAGCATCAACAGCGACTACAGCGAGTGGGGCTCAAGCACAGATGCTGGGGAGCGGGCCCGTCTGCTGCAGAGTCCCTGTGTGGACACGGCCCCCAAGAGTGAGGGAGAGGCTTCCCCGGGAGGTCTGGACAGAGGCACCACTTCCACGCTTGGCGCCGTCTTCATCGTTGTCAATGCCTGCCTGGGCGCAGGGCTGCTCAACTTCCCAGCGGCCTTCAGCACTGCCGGGGGCGTGGCGGCCGGGGTCACGTTGCAGATG GCCAGCAACGAGAGGACCTACCAGGAGGTGGTGTGGGCCGTGTGCGGCAAGCTGACCGGCGTGCTGTGCGAGGTGGCCATCGCCATCTACACCTTTGGCACCTGCATCGCCTTCCTCATCATCATCGGAGATCAGCAGGACAAGA TTATAGCTGTGATGGCCAAGGAGCCCGAGGGGGCCGGCGGTGGCCCCTGGTACACAGACCGCAAGTTCACCATCAGCCTCACTGCCTTCCTCTTCATCCTGCCCCTCTCCATCCCCAGGGAGATTGGCTTCCAGAAATATGCCAG CTTCCTGAGCGTCGTGGGCACCTGGTATGTCACTGCCATCATTATCATCAAGTACATCTGGCCAGATAAAGAGATGACCCCAGGAGACATCCTGACCAG GCCGGCTTCCTGGATGGCCGTGTTCAATGCCATGCCCACCATCTGCTTTGGATTTCAG TGCCACGTGAGCAGTGTGCCCGTCTTCAACAGCATGCGGCAGCCCGAGGTGAAGACCTGGGGTGGGGTTGTGACAGCCGCCATGGTCATAGCCCTGGCTGTCTACATGGGCACAG GCATCTGTGGCTTCCTGACCTTCGGAGCTGCTGTGGACCCCGACGTGCTCCTGTCCTACCCCTCGGAGGACATGGCTGTGGCTGTTGCCCGAGCCTTCATCATCCTGAGTGTGCTTACCTCCTACCCCATCCTGCACTTCTGCGGGCG GGCAGTGGTCGAGGGCCTGTGGCTGCGCTACCAGGGGACGCCTGTGGAGGAGGACGTGGGGCGGGAGCGGCGGCGGCGGGTGCTGCAGACGCTGGTGTGGTTCCTGCTCACCCTGCTGCTGGCGCTCTTCATCCCCGACATCGGCAAGGTCATCTCAGTCATCGGGGGCCTGGCCGCCTGCTTCATCTTCGTCTTCCCAG GGTTGTGCCTCATTCAAGCCAAACTCTCTGAGATGGAGGAGGTCAAACCAGCCAG CTGGTGGGCATTGGTCAGTTACGGAGTCCTCTTGGTCACCCTGGGAGCCTTCATCTTTGGCCAGACCACAGCCAACGCCATCTTTGTGGATCTCTTGGCATAA